AGTCTTTTTTCTTTCCTCTGCCCTGAAAAACTTCGGGCTTCCAGATTTTCCCCAGCAAATCAACTACCCCCATCAAAGAAGTTCCCCTATCCGTAATTATTAAATAGAAATTTAAAACGCGTTATGACAGATTTTTCTATAATAATATCCATGTTAACAAATAATTTAACTCTACCAAACTAGTATCATGTTCTATCAAATCAATCATGTTCTCTAATCATTATATGATACGATGTTTCCAATTAAATTTTTGATTGATTTGTATTAATAATATATTTTTTAGAGTCCAAAAAAAATAAATTCAGGATATAACTGCCGTATATTCATGGATATAACTGCCAAATTATTGGCTAAAATACATAAGAAATTACTGTATTAACCTACATAATATATAATCAAGGAATTAAGAATAAAAAAACCTTATTTTCCGTAAATCTTAGCAAACTATATTGGGGATTAAAGGGGGAAACCATATGTCTTTTACAGAAGTATGTAAAACAAATGATTTAGATGATGGTGAAATGAAAAAATTGGTTTTAGAGGGTTTTAATATATTGATTGCTAGATCCGGTGATGACTATTTTGTGGCGGATAACAAATGCCCTCACATGGGTGGTAATCTTTCGCAAGGCACATTAGAAGGTACAGTAATTACTTGCCCTGTACATCACAGCAAATTTAACTTAAAAAATGGCGAAGTTATTCGTTGGACTGATTTCACTGGTTTTAAATTGACAA
This DNA window, taken from uncultured Methanobacterium sp., encodes the following:
- a CDS encoding Rieske (2Fe-2S) protein; protein product: MSFTEVCKTNDLDDGEMKKLVLEGFNILIARSGDDYFVADNKCPHMGGNLSQGTLEGTVITCPVHHSKFNLKNGEVIRWTDFTGFKLTIAKLFKSPKSLKVYKIKLEDDSVFAELP